Proteins co-encoded in one Coriobacterium glomerans PW2 genomic window:
- the yidD gene encoding membrane protein insertion efficiency factor YidD, with protein sequence MRTEIANRSRGGCRLDLARRSCRRIATVPIRLYQRGISPLLPDACIYEPSCSRYAIEAIERHGLVRGCWLASCRILRCTPWHAGGYDPVP encoded by the coding sequence ATGCGCACTGAGATCGCAAATCGCTCTCGCGGCGGGTGCCGCCTCGATTTAGCTCGGAGGTCCTGCAGAAGAATCGCGACGGTACCCATCCGGCTGTATCAGCGAGGGATCTCTCCCCTGCTGCCGGATGCGTGCATATATGAACCGAGCTGCTCGCGGTATGCGATAGAGGCTATCGAGAGGCACGGGCTCGTCCGTGGCTGCTGGCTCGCATCTTGTCGCATCCTGCGCTGCACTCCTTGGCACGCCGGGGGCTATGATCCCGTTCCTTAG